A window of Ammospiza caudacuta isolate bAmmCau1 chromosome 13, bAmmCau1.pri, whole genome shotgun sequence genomic DNA:
ACTACACCCTTCACTCAGCAAGGATGGATAAATGACAAGATAAGGAAAGcctggctaaaaaaaaaatcacagaaaacactTAAACCTTCCCAGGCTCCCCTACTGCATTTCACTGATTTCTTCCATATTTggtaaataaatatgtaaacaGCAACActgaaaatctaaaataaaaggCTTTATTTTCTCCAAACAGTAGttgttttcccttctttttttaaaaaaaaatagtctttTAACACTTTCAACATTTgtcaataaaatgaaaatatacaaCAACCATGTAATTCAACATATTTTCTTCTACTTCAAAAATATATGCATCCTTTACATCAAAAGCACACATTGATTACTTACAACACAAAAGCTTCATGGCTGCACAACCCAGAGGGCTCTCACACAAACATGAACACACTTGTGTGCGCAAGAAAGGCAGCACACAACTGGTGAACTGTTTTTTCAGGTGGTAACACTTCAAAGCCTTTGTTTTAAGGATTTTTAGCAGGGAAAAGCTGGCAAATCCCAGCAACTGCATGTTATGAGCCTCTCGTGGCTGGTGGAAGTTTCCTGCATTTAAATGTCTCCTAAAGGTTCTGCTTGTTACAAGCCCAAGTGTCTACAGCCACTGGCTAATTCTTTTAGCAAATTTCATTCTCGAGAATTGAGCTCAGCTTTGGACCCATAAGAAGTCACAAGAGAGGGCTTGATGGCAATCCAAATTATTGCCTGAAGAGTAAGCAATGAACAGCCAGAGGCTGAGCACTGCTCTGGCATAAACAGCTCCATTTGATCCTTCTGTCAAGTGACTGAAGTGCACAAAGAACTGGAACTCAGGATATCAGCATGGCATTCACAAAACAGCTGCAAGAATGAGATGGAGAAACCATTATCAGGCTTTGGCAAGGAAATTTTCATCTCAGCCCTCACTCACTGAAGTGCTAAAGAAGAGGCTGATATTCAAAGGCTACGAGGTGAAAATTCAGAGGCTCTTGTTTAAGAATGGTAAATGGGGCCATGTACCCATAACCACCACCACTTCATACCATCCAAAATGGTAAGGCAAGTTACACAGGATTTCCCCCACATCACCAACTGTAAATTAAAGGGATGTCAAAAGACAGTTTTTAGGAATGGTAATGGGAGGCTCTGAGGCTTATGCTCACATGTCAGCACTTGCTTCCATTGAATCAAATATGCCATGTTATTCTGCATCCTGAAACATGCAACTCAGTGGCCACAAACCAAGGTCTGGCTTTCTTTTCTCCTATTTCCTACAGATACAATATGGTGCACCTAGGATTGATAGCTCAAAACATCCTGCCAGCACCCTCAATGTCACACCAGTTTTGCATTAATGTTACCTTCACATTAACAGTGTTTTTAACACCTTCTGCCTGCCTGTGAAACAAGGTCTAGCAGCAGCAACTCACACAGTTCTAGAGTTATTTTAAAGTGGAATGTCACTAgtcatttgctgctgctgagcttgcACAATCAGGTGGAGCTGTCTCTTTGCAATGGCCGTGTTTAAATCCCACAGAAACTCCAACAGCTTGCCCTGGAGGAGAATCTCCATGGGCACGAACTGCAGAACCTGCTGGGGAGAGTCTGTGTCCAGCAGGGAGCTCATGAGAGCGTTCAGGTGCTGCAGGAACTCCGCCACGGGCGCGGGGAGGCCTCGGAAGCCCACGCAGAGCAGAGCGGCGCCGCTGCGCAGGGGCTCCCGCGAGGTCGGGCACGCGAACGCCACGCTCCGGAAACAGCAGTGCAGGATGAACACCAGGCCAGCTGTGAAACGTGTCAGGCAGGAGAGAACAGGCAAAACCAAGgcatctcctgctgccagctgcgCCAAGGAATGCAGAACACACtccaacagctgctgctggtacTTTGGTTCTCCATCGTACAGCAAAGAGAAGCTGAAAGTCAGCAGCGTGGCTGCGTCCATGGGCTTTATTTccatgctgggctggctgtCTGTGTCACACAGGGTGGGAAAGCCCACCACAAGGCACTTGAATTGGTCACTACAACTTTCATTTAGGCCTTCCTGATGGCACCTGGCAAGATCAGAAACTTTTGCCAGTATGAGTTCCCCAGGAAGAAATTCACAAGAGTGACAAGGCTGCAGCATTGATCTGCTTTTCAGCCTCCCCCCACCCAACTCCTTCACAGCTTCATTAAGATTTTCTAAGACCTGAACATCACAAAATGGAGAACACTTTACTCTGGGCAATCTTCTTCCTTCCAAAATGTACCAAAAGCTACATTCAAGGTTAGAAAATGATCCTTCCAGAACACACATGTTCCCAGCATTATTTAAACTATGTTCCTCAGCCCAGTGATTCAAATAGCCCTTTGCCACTTTATCACTCCATGTCAGGGTTTCcatcattttcctttcattgtATGTACTAAAGTATTTGTTTCTTTGCCCAAACCATTTTGCATTCATGCTGCAACCAGCCTGGGATTTCTTGACAAGCCAGTTATTTCTGCCAATGGGTTTCAGGTGGAACTTTTGCATGAAGAACTCTACTGCACAGTCTCTTAACTTGTTCAGTTTCACCTGCTCTGCTTCTTCCATGCGCTCAAAAAGACGGATATTCTCAGAGATAGTCTCCACCTGGCACTTGTAGAAGAACATGCAACACTCCTCATGTGTTTTAAGGAATGATTCAGGAAGTGTATGCTGGGAGAAGAGAGCTTTGTTGAGCATTTCTGTTCCAAAGTTCTGTGTC
This region includes:
- the CMTR2 gene encoding cap-specific mRNA (nucleoside-2'-O-)-methyltransferase 2 isoform X2, with protein sequence MDKCKQPNVNQKINLEKFSPEILSETEKLFEKKFTYTKPVNDEWKLPDPSNAFTCDHVEFHSLQALKDSMNEVKNQLSDKNLEDWHQHTSFTNKAGKIISHVKKSVNAELCTQAWCKFHEILCSFALLPEEALQNGELNSVHLCEAPGAFIASLNHFLKSHHVPCHWNWVANTLNPYHEANDILMMIMDDRLIANTLPWWYFGPDNTGDVMTLRHLTGLQSFVSNMATVHLVTADGSFDCQGNPGEQEALVSPLHYCETVTALMILGTGGSFVLKMFTLFEHCSINLLFLLNCSFEEVHVFKPATSKAGNSEAYVVCLRYMGRESLHLLLPKMTQNFGTEMLNKALFSQHTLPESFLKTHEECCMFFYKCQVETISENIRLFERMEEAEQVKLNKLRDCAVEFFMQKFHLKPIGRNNWLVKKSQAGCSMNAKWFGQRNKYFSTYNERKMMETLTWSDKVAKGYLNHWAEEHSLNNAGNMCVLEGSFSNLECSFWYILEGRRLPRVKCSPFCDVQVLENLNEAVKELGGGRLKSRSMLQPCHSCEFLPGELILAKVSDLARCHQEGLNESCSDQFKCLVVGFPTLCDTDSQPSMEIKPMDAATLLTFSFSLLYDGEPKYQQQLLECVLHSLAQLAAGDALVLPVLSCLTRFTAGLVFILHCCFRSVAFACPTSREPLRSGAALLCVGFRGLPAPVAEFLQHLNALMSSLLDTDSPQQLFCECHADILSSSSLCTSVT
- the CMTR2 gene encoding cap-specific mRNA (nucleoside-2'-O-)-methyltransferase 2 isoform X1 codes for the protein MDKCKQPNVNQKINLEKFSPEILSETEKLFEKKFTYTKPVNDEWKLPDPSNAFTCDHVEFHSLQALKDSMNEVKNQLSDKNLEDWHQHTSFTNKAGKIISHVKKSVNAELCTQAWCKFHEILCSFALLPEEALQNGELNSVHLCEAPGAFIASLNHFLKSHHVPCHWNWVANTLNPYHEANDILMMIMDDRLIANTLPWWYFGPDNTGDVMTLRHLTGLQSFVSNMATVHLVTADGSFDCQGNPGEQEALVSPLHYCETVTALMILGTGGSFVLKMFTLFEHCSINLLFLLNCSFEEVHVFKPATSKAGNSEAYVVCLRYMGRESLHLLLPKMTQNFGTEMLNKALFSQHTLPESFLKTHEECCMFFYKCQVETISENIRLFERMEEAEQVKLNKLRDCAVEFFMQKFHLKPIGRNNWLVKKSQAGCSMNAKWFGQRNKYFSTYNERKMMETLTWSDKVAKGYLNHWAEEHSLNNAGNMCVLEGSFSNLECSFWYILEGRRLPRVKCSPFCDVQVLENLNEAVKELGGGRLKSRSMLQPCHSCEFLPGELILAKVSDLARCHQEGLNESCSDQFKCLVVGFPTLCDTDSQPSMEIKPMDAATLLTFSFSLLYDGEPKYQQQLLECVLHSLAQLAAGDALVLPVLSCLTRFTAGLVFILHCCFRSVAFACPTSREPLRSGAALLCVGFRGLPAPVAEFLQHLNALMSSLLDTDSPQQVLQFVPMEILLQGKLLEFLWDLNTAIAKRQLHLIVQAQQQQMTSDIPL